The Deltaproteobacteria bacterium region TGGCGACCAACATCCCGCCGCACAACATGGGCGAGGTCATCAACGCCACCCTGGCGCTGCTGCGCGATCCGGACGTGAGCGACGACGTGCTGCTGTCGCTCGTGCCGGGTCCCGACTTCCCGACGGGCGGCATCATCCACGGCCGCGAAGGCATCTTGCGCGGATACCGGCTCGGCCGCGGCAGCATCGTCGTGCGCGGCCGCGCGACGATCGAGGAGATTCGCAAGGACCGCGAGGCGATCGTGGTCCACGAGATCCCGTACATGGTCAACAAGGCGCGCATGATCGAGACGGCCGCGCAGCTCGTGCGCGACAAGAAGCTCGACGGCATCTCCGACATCCGCGACGAATCCGACCGCACCGGCGTCCGCGTCGTGTTCGAGCTCAAGAAGGACGCGAACGCGCAGGTGGTGCTCAACCACCTGTACAAGATGACGCCGCTGCAGACGAGCTTCGGCATCAACATGCTCGCGATCGTCGACGGGCGGCCGCAGGTGGTCACGTTGCGGCGCGCGCTGGAGGTGTTCATCGAGCACCGGCGCGAGGTGGTCACGCGCCGCTCGCGCTACGAGCTGCGCCAGGCGCGCGAGCGGCGTGAGATCGTCGAGGGCCTCGGGCTCGCGGTCATCCAGATCGACCGCGTGATCGACATCATCCGGTCGTCGAAGGACACCGACGAGGCCAAGGCGAGACTGCTGCAGGAAAAGATGGGCGGACTCGACGGGTTCCTCGAGCGCGCCGGCCGCCCCGCCGAGGAGGTCGAAGCGGCGCGCGCCGCCGGATTCACCTACCTCACCGAGCGTCAGGCTCAGGCGATCCTCGACATGCGACTCGGTCGCCTCACCGGCCTCGAACGCGAAAAGCTCGAAGCCGAATACAAGGAGCTGTGGGAAAAGACCGACTACCTCGAGGGCATCTTGCGCAGCGAAACCCGGCTGCGCGAAGTGATCCAACAAGAACTCGAGGACGTGCGCGATCAGTTCGCCGACGAGCGGCGCACCGAGATCGTCGACGACGGCGCGGAGATCCACATCGAGGAACTCATCGACCGCGAACAGATGGTCGTCACGCGCACGCACAAGTCGTACATCAAGCGCACGCCGGTGTCCGAATACTCGGCGCAGGGCCGCGGCGGTCGCGGCATCTACGGAGCCGCCGCATCCGCCGACGACGACTTCGTCGCAGACCTGTTCGTCGCCAACACGCACGACGACTTGCTCATCTTCACGAACACCGGGCGCGTCTACTGTCGCAAGGTGTACGAGCTGCCGGCCGGCGCGCGCACCGCGCGCGGCAAGACCATCCAGCAGGTCGTCGAGATGCAACCGGGCGAAACCGCGCTCGGCATGCTCGCGATCAAGGAGTTCGACCCGAACCTGTTCGTGTTGTTCGCGACCGAGTCCGGCGTCGTCAAGAAGACGCAACTGAAGGCCTACGCAAACGTGCGCCGCACCGGCATCAAGGCGATCAACATCGACGAGGGCGACCGCCTGGTCGACGTGCGCCTCACGACCGGCGACATGGACGTGCTGCTGTGCACCCGCAACGGCCAGGCGATTCGGTTCTCCGAGACGCAGGTGCGGCCGATGGGCCGCGAGGCGCGCGGCGTCCGCGGCATCGCGTTGCGCGACGGCGACGCGGTCGTCGGCATGGGCGTGTTCGAGCACGACGCGGCCGACACCGTCGCGATCGTGTGCGAACGCGGCTACGGCAAGCGGACGGCGCTGTCCGAGTTTCCGCGCAAGAACCGCGGCGGCTACGGCGTCATCGCGATCAAGACGACGTCGCGCAACGGCCCGGTCACCGGGGTCCGCGTCGTGTCGGACAGCGACGAACTCATCTTCATCTCGAGCGTCGGCAAGCTGATCCGCGTGCGCGCGGCCGACATCTCCGTGCTCGGCCGACCGACCCAGGGCGTGCGCATCATGCGCGTCGGTGACCAAGAGATCGTCACGTCGATGGAGCGGCTGGCCGACGCCGACGACGACGGCGGCGCCGACATTGAACGCGCGACGCCCGACGCGGCGGACGACGACGACGACGGCGACGCGGCTCCCGAGCCGGCCGACGACGACGCGACGGTCCCGCACGAGCTCGACGCCGGCGAGACGGAGCGCGTCCCGGCTCCGCCGCTCGGCGACGGCGACGGTCAGGAGGACGGCGATGCGTGAATCGGCCCGGTTGTTCGAAGCGTCGCGCGCGGTCATCCCCGGCGGCGTCAACTCGCCCGTCCGCGCGTGCGGCTCGGTCGGCGCCGACCCGCTGTTCATCTCGCACGGCGACGGCTGCACGATCTACGACGTCGACGGCAACGCCTACGTCGACTACGTCTGCTCGTGGGGGCCGCTCATCCTCGGCCACTGCCACGAGGAGGTGCTCGACGCGATCGCCGACGCCATGCGTAGCGGCACGACCTTCGGCGCGCCGACCGAGCTGGAGCTCGCGTTCGCGCAGGCCGTGGTCGACGCGGTGCCGTCGATCGACAAGGTGCGCGCCGTGTCCAGCGGCACCGAAGCGACGATGTCGGCGCTGCGGTTGGCGCGCGGGTTCACCGGCCGCGACAAGATCGTGAAGGTCGACGGCGGCTACCACGGGCACGCCGACTGTCTGCTGGTGGCGGCCGGCTCGGGGGCGGCGACGCTCGGCATCCCGGGATCCGCGGGCGTGCCCGCGGGGGCGGCCGCGGACACGCTTCTGGTGCCGTTCAACGACGTCGCCGCGGTCGAAGCCGCCTTCGACGCGCATCCCGACCAGATCGCGGCAGTCATCGTCGAGCCCATCCCGGGCAACATGGGCGTCGTGCCGCCGGCACCGGGGTACCTGCAGGCGCTGCGCGACCTCACGGCCGCGCGCGGCGCGCTCCTGATCTTCGACGAGGTGATCAGCGGCTTCCGCGCCGCGTACGGCGGCGCGCAGCAGCTCTACGGCGTCGTGCCGGACCTCACCTGCCTCGGCAAGATCGTCGGCGGCGGGCTGCCGGCCGCAGCGTTCGGCGGGCGCGCCGACATCATGGACCGCCTCGCGCCGCTCGGGCCGGTCTACCAGGCCGGCACCCTCAGCGGCAACCCGCTCGCGATGGCGGCCGGCGCCAAGACGCTGGAGATCCTCCGGCGCCCGGGCACGTACGACCGCCTCGAGGAACTCGGCGCGTTGCTCGAGCGCGGCCTGCGCGAGGCGGTCGCCGCGGCCGGCGTGCCGGCCTGCATCCACCGCGTGGGCTCGGTGCTCACCCTGTTTTTCTGCGAGGGTCCCGTGACCGATTACGCCAGCGCGAAGCGGGCGGACACCGGGCGGTTCGCAGCGTTTTACCGGGCGATGCGCGACCGGGGGATCTACCTGCCGCCGTCGCAGTTCGAGGCCTGGTTCCTGTCGCTGGCGCACGGAGAGGACGAGATTGCCCTAACCGTCGAAAAAGCCACGGAATCTTTGAAACTGATCGCCGGCTGAGCGGCATCTTTCAACCGGATTGACGACCCTCGCCGCACCGTGTTACGAGTGCGCGCCGAACGGAGGCCCGCATCGACGAGACGTCCAGGACCCACGCTCAGCGCACCATCCGCCGCTTCTGGCGCGCCGCCTCGCTCGCGTCCGTCGGACTCGAGATGGGGATCGCGGTCGCCATCGGCTGGTGGATCGGCCGCTGGCTCGACGACCGATTCGGCACGACCCCGTGGTTGATGGTGCTGTTCGTGCTGTTCGGCGTCGGCGCCGCGTTCAAGGCCGTCATCCGCACCGCCCAGGACATCCAGCGACACCAGCAATCCGAAGACGACCCGGACCGACCATGAACCCGCGCACCCTCGCGCGCATCGAGCGCATGAACTACGCCCTCACCGCCGGTGCGGCGGTGCTGGGTGCGCTCGTGCTCGACCGGCCCCATGCGATCGGGCTGACGGTCGGCGCGCTGGTCGCGAGCGTCAACTTCTCGGTCATCCGCCACCTCGTCGGCCGGCTGTTCGACCGGCGGGACGCGGCCGCCGCGAGCCGGCGCCGCGCGGCGATGCTGTTCATCCCGAAGATGGCCGCACTGATGGCGGTCGTGTTCGTGGCCATCCACTACCTGCCGCTGTCGGCGGTCGCCTTCGCCGTCGGCTTCTCCACCTTCATCCTGTCGATCGCGATCGAATCGATCCGGTTCGCCGCGACGCACTGACCCGGCTACGACCATGGGCGAACACGATACCTGGTACGACCTACTGTACAGCTTCCCCGGCTTCGAGCAGGCCTCGCGGTCGCTGCGCCACTGGCTCGGGCGTACGCCGGACGCCGAGTACTCGTGGAAGTGGCTCATGTTCGGTGACTCGCACTGGACGCTCACCCACGTCTTCGGCGCGTTGCTCGTGTTTCTGTTCGTCCTCGTCGGCGCGGTGAAGTTCCGCGCGGCGATGACCGGCGACGACCGCCTCGTTCCGCCCGGGCGGCTGAGCCTGCGCAACGTGTTCGAACTGCTCACCGAAGCCACCTTCAACATGATGGCCGGGGTGATGGGCGAAAAGAACGCCAAGCGGTTCTTGCCGCTCATCGGATCGCTCGCGCTGTTCATCCTGTTTTCGAACCTGTTGGCGCTGATTCCCGGCTTCGCGCCGCCGACCGACACGCTCAAGACCAACCTCGCGCTGTCGGTCGTCGTGTTCCTGGCGACTCACTACTACGGGGTCAAGGAGCACGGACTCGCCTACTTCAAGCACTTCATCGGGCCCATGCCGGCGCTCGCGCCGCTGATGCTGCCGATCGAACTCATCAGCCACATCGCACGCCCGGTATCGCTGGCCTTGCGCCTGATGGGGAACATGGCTTCCGACCACAAGGTCGTCGCCTCGTTCTTCGCGCTGGTGCCGCTCCTGATCCCGGTGCCCTTCCTCGTCCTCGGAACGCTCGTCTCTGTCGTCCAGGCGCTCGTGTTCTGCCTGTTGTCGACGGTCTACATCTCGATGGCGGTCGCGCACGACCACTAAACACAACCAGGGAGTCCAGTACCAATGACACGCAAATCCAAGTTCCTCCTCACGTTCACGATGAGCCTTCTCGCGATGGGCCTGAGCGCTGTCGCCTTCGCGCAGGGCGACGCCGCGGCCCTCGACCCGGAAGCGGCCACGGCCGTCGCCAAGTTCGACGCCGCGGCGTGGGTCGCCATCGCGTCGGCTGTCGCGATCGCGCTGGCGGCATTCGGCGGCGCGCTCGGTCAGGCCCGCGCGGCGGCGACCGCGCTCGAGGGCATCGCGCGCAACCCCGGCGCCGCCGACAAGCTGTTCACGCCGATGATCCTGGGGCTCGCGCTGATCGAGTCGCTCGTCATCTACGCGCTCATCATCGCGTTCCTGCTCGTCGGCAAGGTTCCGAGCCTGTAGGCCCGGCACCGCTGGCATCGACGCCCGGTCGCGCATTGCCGCGGGTTGCGGATGCGCGCTGCGCGCCGATGGGCGGTGTCCGCCCGCACGCCGGTCGCGGTGCGCCGCTTCGGGCGCGCCGCGCGGACGCCGAACGGCCCGCGCAGCGCGCACGCGGCGTCGCCCGCCGGACTCGCCGGCGGCGGCCGCCGCCCGAGCGGTCGCCGGCGCGTCACGGAACGAGGGCGGTTCACCGTCCGTCGAAACAGCCTCGCACGGCCCGAGCCGCGCGGGGCTGTTTCGTTCCGGCGCCGGGCTGCCGCCGGTGCGCGCACGGGCGCCGCGGCCGTCTCGCCACTACGCCGAGTCGCCGGCGACCAGCGGGCCGCCGACCACGCGCAGACCACGCCCCCCCGCCCGCACGTACGCGCGGTCGACGCGCAAGCGCACCACGACCCGGAGCCCGCCCCACTTGCGGGCGCCGGCTTCCGCCTCCACCTGCGCGGCGGCCCGCTCGGCATCTCGCCACGCGGCGATCACCGCGGCGGCCGTGTCCGCGTCGGCGACGCGCACGCCCACCAGGCTGGTGGGCGCCGGCTCCGACACCGCCAGCCCGGCCTCGCGCAGCGCGCGCAGGAGGACCTGTCGCGCGGCCGCCGCGGCCCCGTCGACATCCCGCGCTCCGGGCCGCGGCGCCGCGGGGATCAGCTCCACGAACACGCCGACCGCGGCGCGCACGTCGGCCGGCGCTCCGCCCGGCGGCGACGTGTCGGCGGCGGCCGCCGCGCGCAGCGCATCGCACAGATCGACGGCCGACGAAAACCGCTGCGCCGGATCCTTCGCCAGCGCCCGCAACACGACGCGCTCGACCGCCGCGGGAATCGGCGCAAATCGGCTCGGCGGCGGCGGCGGCGCCGTGGCGTGGAGCATGGCCACGTCCACCGGACCGCGCCCCTCGAATGGGTAGCGGCCGGACAGCAGGAAATACGCGAGCACGCCGAGCGCGTACACGTCCGTCCGCGCGTCGACGGTGCCGCCGCACACCTGCTCGGGCGCCATCGCGCGCGGCGTTCCGATGCGGCGCCGACTGCGGGTGAGCCGCGCGAGGCCGTCGCGCGTGAGCAGCCGCGCGACGCCGAAGTCGACCAGTTTGACCCGCTCCGCGCCGCCGCGCCGGTCGATGAGCACGTTGCTCGCCTTGATGTCCCGATGGATCACCCCGACCGCGTGGGCCGCGTGGGCGGCGCTGCACACCGGCGCCACCAGTTCGATCGCTCGCGAAAGCGGCAGCGGCCCCTCCCGTTCGACGACCTCGTCCAGCCGCGGGCCGTCGATCCGCTCCATCGCGAAGAACGGCCGATCGCGATAGTGGCCGAACTCGTACACCTCGACGACGTTCGGGTGCGCGATGGACGCGACGGAACGAGCCTCGGTGACGAACCGCTGCACCATCTCGGCCGACTGCGACAGCTCCGGGTGCAGTACCTTCACCGCGGCGCGACGGCCGAGGACGCGATGCTCGGCCTCGTACACGGTCCCGCACCCGCCGGCGGCGATCTCGCTCCGCACGATGTAGTCGCCGACGAGATCGCCGGCTGCGATGTCCCGCTCGACCGGGCACGGCGGCACGGGCGCCGCCCCGTCGGGCGGCAACTCCACCGTGCTGTGCTCCGGCAGGGCGCCGAGGGACTGCGGACACGCGGAGGGGTCGTACGACGACATGCGCTTGCGGTGTATCGCAATCGCGGCGGAGGCGCCGTAGGTGAAATCCCCCTCATGCCGCAAGTTGTTCCGCACTGCCGACGTGTGCCGGCAACGCGGCCGGCCCCACCATGTAGACTGCGCCCACCGATGCCCCGTTCGACCGACACGGCTCGCCGTGCGCCTGCACGCACCGGGGCCGACTCGACCCGCACCGAGGCCATCTCGGGCGCAGACTCGGTGCGCGACCTGATCCGTCGCTTCCGCGTCGAGGTGTTCGCCGGCCCGGACGCCGGCCTCGCGCGCACATCCGACGGCCCGCGCATGCTCGTCGGCAGCCACCCGACGTGCGACCTCGTGTTGTCCGACCGCGCGGTCTCGCGTTTTCACTGCGAGATCGCGGTCGACGGCGCGACCGCGACGATTCGCGACCTCGACAGCCGCAATGGCACACGCGTCGACGGGGTCGACGTCGTGCAGGCGCGAGTGCGCAACGGGTCCACCATCTCGGTCGGCCGCGATCAGCTGCGCTTCTACCTCGGCGAGGACCACGTGGCCGTGCGCCTCGCCAACCGCGACCGGTGGGGCAAACTGGTCGGTCGGTCGCGGGCGATGCGCGCCGTGTTCGCCGTACTCGAACGCGCGGCGGCAACCGATGCGACCGTGCTGCTGTACGGCGAGACGGGCACGGGCAAAGAAGCCGCCGCCGAATCGATTCACGCCGAGAGCGCACGCCGACGCGGCCCGTTCGTCGTCGTCGACTGCAGCGCGATCCCGTCGACGCTGATCGAAGCCGAGTTGTTCGGCCACGCAAAGGGCGCGTTCACCGGCGCCGAGGCCGATCGCGTCGGCGCCGTCGAATCGGCCAACGGCGGCACCCTGTTCCTCGACGAAATCGGCGAACTGCCGGCCGCGCTTCAGCCGGCCCTGTTGCGGGTGCTCGAGCGGCGGGAGATCAAGCGGGTCGGCGAGCCGTTCTACAGGCCGGTGGACGTTCGCGTCGTCGCCGCGACCAACCGCGACCTGCGCGCGGAGGTCAACGCAAACGCATTCCGCGCCGACCTGTACTACCGGCTCGCGGTCATCACGGTGCGGTTGCCGTCGCTGCGCGAGCGCCGCGACGACATTCCGCTGCTCGTCGCCGAGCTACTGTCGCGCGCCGGCGTCGACGGCGACGCCGCGGGCTTGGTGACCGATCGGTTCCTGTCGGACCTGCAACGCTACAACTGGCCGGGCAACGTGCGCGAGCTGCGCAACCACGTCGACCGGTGCCTTGCGCTGCGAGAACAGGTCCCGCCCGGTACGGACGCCACCGAGGTGCCCGGCACGGACAGCGGCGCCGTCGACCTGACCGTGCCACTGCGCGTGGCCCGCGACGAATGCGCGCGCGCATTCGAGCGGCGCTACCTGCAGGCCGCGCTCGACCACCGCGGCGGCAACGTGACCGCGGCGGCCCGCACCGCCGGCATCGACCGCGTGTACTTTCACCGGCTGCTGCGACGCCACGGCCTACGGTAGCGGGCCGCGACCCCGGCCGCTGCGCCATCCGGATCGCACGACGCCACGGCCTCGAGCAGCTCGCGGCGTCGGATCGGTCGCCGGGGCTTCCCTTGCGTCCGCGGCCCGTCGAGCCGGCGACGCCATCGCGGCAGCGGATCGGCGCGAGGCGGTGCCGCGCCTCTGTGATCTGAGTCATGGTTGACAGCGGTCGCACCGATTCCAATATGATGCGTGGCCATCCGGCAACATGAGCGCGGGCCAGATCGGCGGCGCGACCTCCGCCGTCGGCCTGTACGGAAAAGGAGTGGACGACGACAGATGAGGCGTTCGATTGAGTTTGGTTCGTGTCTGGTGGTCCTTTTCATTGCAGCCTGCTCGGGAGACGCCGGCTCGTCGGGCGGCGTTGACGCCGGCGACGACGTCGACGCCGGCGGCTGCGCTCCCGGCAGCGGCCCCACGTATCACTCCGGCGTGATCGATAGCGACGAGACGTGGACCGCGGCCACCAGCCCGCACGTCGTACGGGCAACCGGCGGGCGGCTGGTCGTCCGCAACGGCGCCACGTTGACGATCGAGCCCTGCGTCGAGGTCCGGCTGGAGGAAGGCGCCAGCATCACCGTCGGAGAGGGCGGCGAAGCGGGGCATCTCGTGGCCGTGGGCACGGCGGCGCAGCCGATCGCCTTCCGCGACGACGGCGCCCGCTGGGACCAGCTCCTCGTCGAGGCGCCCGGCGAACTCCGGCTGGCGTACGCCACCTTCACCGGCGGCGGCGGCGACTCCATCACGTACGACGGCGCCACGATCGTCGTCGATGGCGACTCCGAGCCGCCGTTGGATCCGATCGCGTTCGTCGACCACGTGCGCGTCGAGAACTCAGCCGGCTACGGCATCCTCGTCCGCCGCACGGGCGCGTTCGTCGACGGCTCGGCGGACCTCGTCGTGACCGGCTCGGGCGCCGACCTTGCCGACGCCCCGGCCCCCGTGCTCATCACGGCCGAGGCGATCGGGACGCTGCCGGAGGGTGACTACACGGGCAACGCCGTGGACGAGATCCGGATCGAGCATGGCCCCGCGAACAGCGCGATCACGGTGGACACCACGTTCGCCGGCCGCGGCGTGCCGTACCACGCTCCCGAGGGCATCACGGTCGCCCGGGCCATCGGCGCCGAAGCCGACCCGGCGCCCACTCTCACCGTCGAGCCCGGCGTGACCATCCAGTTTGGGCCCGGCAGCGAACTCGCCATCGGGACCGACACGATCGATCACGGCACGCCTGGCGGACTGAATGCAGTCGGGACCGCCGATGCTCCTATCGTGTTCACGTCGGACGCCGAATCCCCCGCCGCCGGCGATTGGGTGGGCATCGTATTCCGCGAGCCGCCGCAAGGTGCGACCAACGCGCTCGAGCACGCCGTCATCGAGTACGCCGGAGGCGACTGCTCGTGCGGGGGCTGGTCTTGTCCGGCGGTGCTCTCCGGGGACGACCAGGACCTTCCCGAGGATGCGGCCGTACTCATCTACAGCTGGCCGCCGCCGGCGTCGTTCATGACGAACTGCACCATCCGGCACAGCGCGGGCTGGGGCGTGCTGCGCGGCTGGACGGGCGCCGCGATCGACTTCGAAGCCGGCAACACGTTCGAGGACGTGGCCTACTGCGCGCAAACGACACCGCAGAGCCCGGGCGCCGAACCGTGCCCCGGGTCGCCCTATACCTGCACGCCGTAGCGCCATCGGACGCATACGCCGCCGCGTGGGGCCTGCGCGTCGGCTCGTTCCGGGCCGGCACGCAGGCCCCACGTGCCGCCGCCATCGCGGTACCATCCATCATGGTGCCGCTCACGGTCGACGATCTGTACGCCCTCGCGCCGGGGGAAAAGCACGGTAAGCGCCGAACCGGTGACGACTCTCTGTGTCCCGTCGCGGCGCTCGCATTCGATGACGAAGGCGGCGTGCACACCGTCGTGCGCATCGTCGACCCGGACAAGAAGGATGTCGTGCTGTACGACGCGGTTCGGCACGCGCCGTGGGATCGGATCGAGTCGCTGCTCCTGTCGCCGACGGGCGATCACATCGCCTACGCCGGCAAGAAGGGCAAGCAGTGGCACGCGGTGGTCGATGGTCGCGAGGGTCCCCCGTTCGACGAAGTGATGCTGTTCGAGCACGGCCCCGGCGGCCGCATCGCCTACATCGGTCGCACCAAGAAGCGCTGGCACGCCGTCGTCGACGGCGACGTCGGCGAGGCGTTCTCCAAGGTCGACCCTCCCGTCTGGTCGGCCGCCGACGGCGGTTTCCGCTACGCCGCCAACCGCGGCGGCAACTTTGACCGCTACGGGCTCGGCGGGGGCGGCACCTGGGCGTTTTTCGTCGACCGCCGCGAGGTCGACGGTGCGGCGCCGGCGCCCGTTGACCGCTGGCGGGTCGAACGCGTCGACGGCGGGCAACGGGTCTCGGTCGACGGCGTGGCCGGCGATGTCCTCGACGTGGTGGGCTACTTCGCGCAAAGCGACGACGGCGCTCACTGGGCGTATCTGGGCGACCGCGGAGGCGTGCGCTACCTGATCGTGGACGGCGACGTGCGCGACGAGTTCGAGCCCGGGATCGAAACGGGGCCGGTGTTCAGCCCCGACGGTTCGCGCCTCGCCTACTACGGCGAGCGCGACGGTCAGCCGTTCGCCTGCATCGACGGCGAACGCGTCGGAGGCAATTGGGACGGGGTGGACGCGATACGGTTCAGTCCCGACTCGCAGCGAGTGGCCTTCGTCGCGCGTGACGGGACCGACCAGCGTTGGGTCGTGGACGGCCAACCCGGCCCGCTGTTCGACGAGCTCACCTACGACATGCACGACACCCCGTTTACCTGGAGTCGCGACAGCCGCCACTTCGCCTACGTCGGCGCGCGCAAGAAAAAGCACGTCATCGTGGTGGACGGGGAACCCGCCGGCGATCCGTTCGTCGAGTTGGTGACCTGGCAGCGCGACCCGGCCGGCGACCGCATCGTCGGGATCGCCCGGACCAAGCCGGGATTCGTCCGCGCCGAAGTCGATCTGCGCTGAGCGACCCCCACGCGGTCGCCATACCTCCCGTCAACGGTCGCGCACCCCGGCTCGCTCGCCGAGCACGCGCGCCAAAGCGCCGGTGCCCGGTGTCAGCGGAGCATACCTCGTGCGGCATGACGTCGACGCCCCCGGCCCGCACCGCGACGCCGCGCAATCCGCGATCGATACGAGCCGGCGAGCGGGCTACACGGTTCGCGCCGTCGGCATCGCGGGCAACAAGGCCACCTTGTTCAGTTCGGTCTGAACGATCGCCTGGCCGATCACGTGCAGGAAGAACAGCAGGAGGAACGCCACGGCTGCGCTCATGCTCTTGCCGGTGACTCGCTCTACGCCCGTCGACCACCGCCACATCCACCAGATGTTGACGAGCGGCACGAACACCAGCCAAGCCGTCGGGATCCCCGCACCGCGCGCGTTCATGTCGTTCGTCGTGCGAAAGAGCCAGACCACGCTTGCGATGCCGCAGGTAATCACAAACAGCACGAGCCACAGCGCAATGTTGTGTTGCCGCATACTGCTTGCCTCCGTCGACCTGACGATCACGGCCGCTCGCCGCGCACCGGCCGGCGGCCGCGCCTGCGCGGCGAGCAAGCCATAGCGAAGCCTGTGGAACCGGGCAACGTCCGGACGGGGCCGCTGAAGGCCTCGGTCGCGCCGATGGGAACGCATTCACTCGGCGCACGCGACGCCGCGGCGCACACCGGGACGACCGCGGAGCCGGCGCGCCCGGGCGCGAAGACCGGGCGCGCCGTCCCGGCCGGGGAGGGGGCGCGACGGGGGGACGCACGCTCAGGAGATCAATCGGAACAGCGAAACGGCCGGTCGTGGCCAGCCCGGCGGCCCATGCCGCACGGGCTGGCCACTGCCGCGCCATCGGTTTTCCCGGGAGGGGAACTCCATCCGCGGGTGCGACGCAGCCTTTGGTCCGCAGCCGGCGGCCGAGTACGCGCGCGCCGATGTACGACGCCCGTCGCACCGGCCCCACGACGAGGGACCGAGGTAGCGGCTCCATACGGTTTGGCGTTTGCCCTCCACGCTCAAGCACGCGCGTGTAATGCACGGGAAATGCCATGCATAACCATATGAAACAACCTGCACGGCATGGCTCACGTGTAGCCTGCGCGGCCACATACTGTGGACGAGGCGGTTACACCCGCTCCCCCATCCCCGTCGGGGCGCGCCGCGAGCCGCGCGGGGCCCCGGCGGTTGCCGCCGCGGTCAGCCTCCCCCGCCGTGGCGGCGTGTCACCGGCTGCCGAACGCGAGGCTCAGCCGCGCTCCGATCGACGACGGGCCGACGCCGATCATCTCGTACCGCACCTCGACTCCGACCATGTACCGGCCCGCGAGCAGCTGCTCGTAGCCGAGCGCCGCGTACGGCCCCAGATAGGAGCGTCGCGCATCCGGCGGAATCGGGATCGACGTTCGCATCAGCGTCGCCCCACCCGCGAGCAGCGCGAAATGCGGCACCCGGTCCGACAGCGGCCAGCGGATGCGCGGGCCGAGGCTCATCTCCATGATCGACACGATCTCGTCGACGATCGCCGGGTCGCCGGTCGAAAACGAGCCGCCCAGCGGCACCGCGGCCCACTGCGGCACCGACCATTGGATCGCCCACGCGACGCCCAGGCGGCCGGGTTGCCAGCCCGCCTCGACCCCCCACAGCCAACCGCGGTCGAATCGCGAGCCGAACTCGCCGAGGTTGCCGCGGCCTGCGAGCGCCAGCGCGAACCGAACCTGCGGTACGTCGCTCTCTTGTGCGGTGGCCGCGCGTGGCGCCGCGACGGCGCAGACCAGCGCGATCCACGCTGCCGCGCGCCCCATCAGAACTTTCCGGTCGT contains the following coding sequences:
- a CDS encoding DUF4234 domain-containing protein — protein: MRSHRRDRGLQRPRPDVARFHRLRYGLLAAQARPPAGARRAAVIVRSTEASSMRQHNIALWLVLFVITCGIASVVWLFRTTNDMNARGAGIPTAWLVFVPLVNIWWMWRWSTGVERVTGKSMSAAVAFLLLFFLHVIGQAIVQTELNKVALLPAMPTARTV
- a CDS encoding FHA domain-containing protein; the protein is MPRSTDTARRAPARTGADSTRTEAISGADSVRDLIRRFRVEVFAGPDAGLARTSDGPRMLVGSHPTCDLVLSDRAVSRFHCEIAVDGATATIRDLDSRNGTRVDGVDVVQARVRNGSTISVGRDQLRFYLGEDHVAVRLANRDRWGKLVGRSRAMRAVFAVLERAAATDATVLLYGETGTGKEAAAESIHAESARRRGPFVVVDCSAIPSTLIEAELFGHAKGAFTGAEADRVGAVESANGGTLFLDEIGELPAALQPALLRVLERREIKRVGEPFYRPVDVRVVAATNRDLRAEVNANAFRADLYYRLAVITVRLPSLRERRDDIPLLVAELLSRAGVDGDAAGLVTDRFLSDLQRYNWPGNVRELRNHVDRCLALREQVPPGTDATEVPGTDSGAVDLTVPLRVARDECARAFERRYLQAALDHRGGNVTAAARTAGIDRVYFHRLLRRHGLR